The Polyangium mundeleinium genome contains the following window.
CGGCCCCGCTCGAGCTTCTGTTGCTCGTCGCGCACGACCTCGCCGTCGAGGTGGACGGCGCCGCTCTTCACGAGCCGAAGCCCCTCGTTCGTCGACTTCACGAGGCCCGCCAGCGACAAGGCCTTGGCGATCCAGAGCGACTCGGCCTCGGCGGCGACCTTGATCTCCTCGATGTCGTCGGGCACGCCGCCGGCGGCCACGCTGCGGCGCCGTTCGAGCGCGGCGTCGGCGGCCGCGGCGTCGTGGAAGCGCGTCACGACCTCCTTCGCGAAGAGCTCCTTCAACTCGACGATGTTGCGTTGCCCGGCGCGCACGTCCTCGCGCAGCTCGGCGATCTCCTGGTTCGATCGCGACGAGAGCAGCTCCATGTAGCGCCAGATCACCTGGTCATCGACGAGCATGAGCTTCTGCAACATCTCGAAGGGCGGCTCGCTCACGCCGACGTAGTTGTTCGCGCTCTTCGACATCTTCATGCCGACGACCTTGCCGCTCTCGACGCGCGCGTTCGTGCCTTCGAGGATCGGCGTGGTCATCACGATCTGCGCGCGCTTGCCGTAACGCGGCATGAGGTCGCGGCCGACGAGCAGGTTGAAGAGCTGGTCGGTGCCGCCGAGCTCGACGTCGTTCTCCAGCACGACCGAGTCGTAGGCCTGGAGCAGCGGGTAGAGGAACTCGTGGATGTGGATCGGCACGTTGCCGTCGAAGCGCTTCGAGAAGTCGTCGCGCTCGAGCATGCGCGCGACGGTGTACTTCGCGCCGAGCTCGACGATCTCGAAGGGCGAGAGCTTGCCGAGCCACTCGGAGTTGTAGCGGACCTCGGTCTTGTCCTTGTCGAGGATCTTGAACGCCTGCGCCTGGTAGGTCTCGGCGGCGGCGCGGACCTCTTCGCGCGTCAGACGCGGGCGGGACTCGCTCTTGCCCGTGGGGTCACCGACCATCGCCGTGAAGTCGCCGACGAGGAAGATGACCTGGTGCCCGAGCTCCTGGAACTGCCGCATCTTCTGCATGAGCACGGTGTGCCCGAGGTGCAGGTCTGGACGCGTGGGGTCGAAGCCGGCCTTGATGCGCAGCGGCCGGCCCTCCTTCAGGCGCTCTTCGAGTTCGGCGCGGACGTGGAAGTCCACGACGCCCCGGCACAACTCCTCCAGTTGACGCTCGGCGGAAAGCATGGGGCGAACTTTGCCGGACGGCGCGCCGGGCGCAAGCGTCACGCGGCCGGAGAGGCGCGCAGAGAGGCGCTTCGCCTGGCCGGGGCGATCATTCGTCCTCGTCGTCCTCGTCGTCCTCGTCGTCCTCGTCGTCCTTGCCGCCGGTGATCGCGAAGGCGCGGCTCTGGTTGACCAGCTCCTTCAGCTCCTTGCCGACCTTGAAGAAGGGCAGGCGCTTGGCGGGCACCGGGACGGGCTGACCCGTGCGCGGGTTTCGGCCGCTGTAGGGCTTGTACGGGCGGACCGTGAAGCTTCCAAAGCCGCGGATCTCGATGCCTTCGCCGCGTTGGAGCGCCTCGGTCATCGCATCGAAGATGCAGTTGACCACAAGCTCGGCGCGCGCCTTGGTGAGCTCGCCACGGCCCGCGATCGCGTCGATGAGCTCGCTCTTTGTCATGGACACCCCTCGGCGGCCGTCACGCCGCCCCCCGTCCCTACGTCCCTCCCGACCTGTGTGACGCCTGGACGGATACGACTTACGATTCCAGGAACTTAGGACACCCCTCGCACCCTGGACGCTCAGCGTCAACGACTTTCGTTCTCGAAGAAATCCAAGCGGTCCAGCGCGACATGCGAATGCGCGGGCTGCGGGCCGAGGCGCAGCGTGAGCGCGACGGATCGCGCCGCGCGCGGGATCGAGAAGGCCGGGAGCGTGACGCAGGGCGGATGCGGGGCCGCGGCGGGGTCGAGCGCGTGGGTGTGCAACGTGTCTCCGTCGACGACGAGCGAGACGGTGACGGAGGCGGGGCCGAGGACGGCGAGGCGCGGCGCGACGCGGCGGCCGGCGAGGAAGGGCGCGGGGAGGGCGAGGGAGACAGCGCCGCTTTTTGTGGGATCGGCGGGCGTGACGGAGAGCCAGCGGCGCTCCGAGGCGCAGGCGTCCGTGGCCCAGGCGGGCAAGGCCCAGGCGTCTTGTTGTGCGAGCGCGGGCCAGAGGTTTTCGCCTTCGAGGGCGATCGGCGCTTGGAGATCAAACGAGTACGGGACGAGGTGCGGCGTGGAGGGGGGCGCCTCGCCGTCGGGCGGGATCGGGAAGAGGTAGCGGTACGCAGGAGGACGGCCGTGCGCCTCCCAGGCGAAGCGATCGAAGGCGTCGCCGCGATGACGGGCGATGGTTCGTTCGTTCGAGGTCCAAGGGTCGTAGGCGAGGTTGAAGCCGTGGTCGGTGTCGACGAACACGAGCGCACGTGCGGGGAGGCTCGCGAGGCGGGCCGGCTCGAACATCGGGAGGCCGGCTTCACGATCGCGCAGCAAGGCGTGATCGAAGCCGGCGCGGAAGGCGAAGCCGAGCGGGACGAGCGCGACGAGCGCCGCGACGCGGCGTGACGCGCGGCCGAAATCTTTTCCGCGCGCGGCGAGGTGCGCGACGGCGAGCGCGGCGAGGATGTGTTCGAGCGGGAGGACGTCGGCATAGAAGCGCGCGCCGCCGCCGGGGTAGTTGCCGTCGAAGTAGAAGGGGACGTACGCGGCGATCTGGAGGGCGACGGCGATCGGGAGCAGGCGCGCGCGCGGGAGGCGCGCGGCGAGGATCGCGCCGAAAAGGACGAGGA
Protein-coding sequences here:
- the tyrS gene encoding tyrosine--tRNA ligase; translation: MLSAERQLEELCRGVVDFHVRAELEERLKEGRPLRIKAGFDPTRPDLHLGHTVLMQKMRQFQELGHQVIFLVGDFTAMVGDPTGKSESRPRLTREEVRAAAETYQAQAFKILDKDKTEVRYNSEWLGKLSPFEIVELGAKYTVARMLERDDFSKRFDGNVPIHIHEFLYPLLQAYDSVVLENDVELGGTDQLFNLLVGRDLMPRYGKRAQIVMTTPILEGTNARVESGKVVGMKMSKSANNYVGVSEPPFEMLQKLMLVDDQVIWRYMELLSSRSNQEIAELREDVRAGQRNIVELKELFAKEVVTRFHDAAAADAALERRRSVAAGGVPDDIEEIKVAAEAESLWIAKALSLAGLVKSTNEGLRLVKSGAVHLDGEVVRDEQQKLERGRRYLVRVGSKNRKFAHLVVG
- a CDS encoding HU family DNA-binding protein → MTKSELIDAIAGRGELTKARAELVVNCIFDAMTEALQRGEGIEIRGFGSFTVRPYKPYSGRNPRTGQPVPVPAKRLPFFKVGKELKELVNQSRAFAITGGKDDEDDEDDEDDEDE